In Nocardia sputorum, a single genomic region encodes these proteins:
- the aspS gene encoding aspartate--tRNA ligase, translated as MLRTHLAGSLRSEHAGQTVTLTGWVARRRDHGGVIFIDLRDASGVAQAVFREGEPAEQAHRLRAEYCVRVTGTVEPRPSGNENPELPTGAIEVNVTELEVLNESAPLPFQLDEQPGEEARLKHRYLDLRREGPAHAIRLRSKVNAAAREVLARHEFIEVETPTLTRSTPEGARDFLVPARLQPGSFYALPQSPQLFKQLLMVGGIERYFQIARCYRDEDFRADRQPEFTQLDIEMSFVRQEDVILLAEEILVALWKLVGYEIQTPIPHMTYAEAMRRFGSDKPDLRFGVEITECTEYFKETPFRVFQAPYVGAVVMPGGASQPRRQLDAWQEWAKQRGAKGLAYVLVNEDGTLGGPVAKNLSDAEREGLAKHVGAVPGDCVFFAAGAAKAQRALLGAARVEIARKVGLIDEDAWSFVWIVDAPLFEPTVEATASGDVAVGHSAWTAVHHAFTSPKPESLDTFDTDPGSALAYAYDIVCNGNEIGGGSIRIHRRDVQERVFEVMGITHEEAQEKFGFLLDAFAFGAPPHGGIAFGWDRVTALLAGEDSIREVIAFPKTGGGVDPLTDAPAPITEQQRKEAGLDVKPEQKKGHNPETAS; from the coding sequence GTGCTGCGCACCCACTTGGCTGGTTCGCTGCGAAGCGAGCATGCCGGTCAGACCGTCACCCTCACCGGCTGGGTGGCCCGGCGGCGTGACCACGGTGGGGTGATCTTCATCGATCTGCGCGACGCGTCCGGCGTCGCCCAGGCGGTGTTCCGGGAGGGCGAACCCGCCGAACAAGCGCACCGGCTGCGCGCGGAGTACTGCGTGCGCGTCACCGGCACCGTGGAGCCGCGGCCGAGCGGCAACGAGAACCCGGAACTGCCGACCGGCGCCATCGAAGTGAACGTCACCGAGCTCGAGGTGCTGAACGAGAGCGCCCCGCTGCCGTTCCAGCTGGACGAGCAGCCCGGTGAGGAAGCGCGCCTGAAGCATCGCTACCTGGACCTGCGCCGCGAAGGCCCGGCGCACGCCATCCGGCTGCGGTCCAAGGTCAACGCGGCCGCGCGCGAGGTGCTCGCCCGCCACGAATTCATCGAGGTCGAGACCCCGACGCTGACGCGGTCCACCCCCGAGGGCGCTCGTGACTTCCTGGTGCCCGCGCGCCTGCAGCCGGGCAGCTTCTACGCCCTGCCGCAGAGCCCGCAGCTGTTCAAGCAGCTGCTGATGGTCGGCGGCATCGAACGCTACTTCCAGATCGCGCGGTGCTATCGGGACGAGGACTTCCGCGCCGACCGTCAGCCGGAGTTCACCCAGCTCGACATCGAGATGAGCTTCGTGCGCCAGGAGGACGTCATCCTGCTGGCCGAGGAGATCCTGGTCGCGCTGTGGAAGCTGGTGGGCTACGAGATCCAGACGCCGATCCCGCACATGACGTATGCCGAGGCCATGCGCCGCTTCGGTAGCGACAAGCCGGACCTGCGTTTCGGTGTGGAGATCACCGAGTGCACCGAGTATTTCAAGGAGACCCCGTTCCGGGTGTTCCAGGCGCCCTACGTCGGCGCGGTGGTCATGCCGGGCGGCGCGAGCCAGCCGCGGCGCCAGCTCGACGCCTGGCAGGAATGGGCCAAGCAGCGCGGCGCCAAGGGGCTGGCGTACGTCCTGGTGAACGAGGACGGCACGCTGGGCGGCCCGGTCGCCAAGAACCTCAGCGACGCCGAGCGCGAGGGGTTGGCCAAGCACGTCGGCGCGGTGCCGGGTGACTGCGTGTTCTTCGCCGCGGGCGCGGCGAAGGCGCAGCGTGCGCTGCTGGGTGCGGCGCGCGTCGAGATCGCCCGCAAGGTCGGACTCATCGACGAGGACGCTTGGTCGTTCGTGTGGATCGTGGACGCGCCGCTGTTCGAGCCGACCGTCGAGGCGACCGCGAGCGGCGATGTGGCGGTGGGTCATTCCGCTTGGACCGCCGTGCATCATGCGTTCACCTCGCCGAAGCCGGAGTCGCTGGACACTTTCGACACCGACCCGGGCTCGGCGCTGGCCTACGCCTACGACATCGTCTGCAACGGCAACGAGATCGGCGGCGGGTCGATTCGTATTCATCGCCGTGACGTGCAGGAACGCGTCTTCGAGGTGATGGGCATCACCCACGAGGAGGCGCAGGAGAAGTTCGGCTTCCTGCTGGACGCCTTCGCGTTCGGCGCGCCGCCGCACGGCGGCATCGCCTTCGGCTGGGATCGGGTCACCGCGCTGCTGGCGGGGGAGGACTCGATCCGCGAGGTCATCGCGTTCCCGAAGACCGGCGGCGGCGTCGACCCGCTGACCGACGCGCCCGCGCCGATCACCGAGCAGCAGCGCAAAGAGGCCGGGCTGGACGTCAAGCCGGAGCAGAAGAAGGGGCACAACCCCGAGACCGCGTCGTAG
- the ypfJ gene encoding KPN_02809 family neutral zinc metallopeptidase, whose translation MTFNEGMQIDPDRVSSGGPGMGGKLALGGGAGGLIVLVLALLLGGDPGSILGNFTGSPDQSQTEPGTAGTPSHCKTGADANKYVDCRVALTAQSLDAVWSAELPKQAGKRYAEPKVVLFSGATSTGCGNATSEVGPFYCPADRTAYFDTTFFQELVDRFGSSGGPLAQEYVVAHEIGHHIQNLLGDIGRAQRDPRGADSDAVRTELQADCYAGIWAHFADKQPAPGSDQPFLKPLSDKDVDDALSAAAAVGDDRIQRAAQGRVNPEAWTHGSSAQRQKWFLTGYKTGQVRACDTYSAPDLNNPSGLR comes from the coding sequence ATGACCTTCAACGAGGGCATGCAGATCGACCCCGACCGGGTATCGTCCGGCGGTCCCGGCATGGGCGGCAAGCTCGCGCTGGGTGGCGGCGCGGGCGGACTCATCGTGCTGGTGCTGGCGCTGCTGCTGGGCGGCGACCCCGGTTCCATCCTCGGCAACTTCACCGGCTCGCCGGACCAGAGCCAGACCGAGCCGGGCACGGCAGGCACGCCGAGCCACTGCAAGACCGGTGCGGACGCCAACAAGTACGTCGACTGCCGGGTGGCGCTCACCGCGCAGAGCCTGGATGCCGTGTGGTCGGCCGAACTGCCGAAGCAGGCGGGCAAGCGCTACGCGGAGCCGAAGGTCGTGCTCTTCTCCGGTGCCACCTCGACCGGATGCGGCAATGCCACCAGCGAGGTCGGGCCGTTCTACTGCCCGGCCGACCGGACCGCGTACTTCGACACCACCTTCTTCCAGGAGCTGGTGGACCGTTTCGGTTCCAGCGGCGGCCCGCTCGCGCAGGAGTACGTGGTGGCGCACGAGATCGGCCATCACATCCAGAATCTGCTCGGCGACATCGGGCGCGCGCAGCGTGATCCGCGCGGGGCGGACTCGGACGCGGTCCGCACCGAACTGCAGGCCGACTGCTACGCCGGCATCTGGGCCCATTTCGCGGACAAGCAACCGGCGCCGGGCAGCGACCAGCCGTTCCTGAAACCGCTGTCGGACAAGGACGTCGATGACGCGCTTTCGGCGGCCGCCGCGGTCGGCGACGACCGCATCCAACGCGCCGCCCAGGGCCGGGTGAATCCCGAAGCGTGGACCCACGGCTCGTCCGCGCAGCGACAGAAGTGGTTTCTCACCGGCTACAAGACCGGTCAGGTCCGGGCCTGCGACACCTACTCGGCGCCGGACCTGAACAACCCGTCCGGTCTGCGGTAG
- a CDS encoding type VII secretion target yields the protein MSDLSVETEAVRAFAATNAGIAGDLAGAGNFDAVQNVAALVPVFGLIGADYLAMFAAAQVLQAKDINDLSAKYAKLSDSAFSAAAAYDAVDWSNAGALGSIAGQIGGAV from the coding sequence ATGAGTGATCTCTCGGTAGAGACCGAAGCGGTCCGGGCGTTCGCCGCCACGAACGCCGGTATCGCCGGTGATCTCGCGGGGGCGGGCAATTTCGACGCGGTGCAGAACGTCGCCGCGCTCGTTCCGGTGTTCGGTCTGATCGGGGCGGACTACTTGGCGATGTTCGCCGCGGCGCAGGTGCTGCAGGCCAAGGACATCAACGACCTGTCGGCCAAGTACGCCAAGCTCTCGGATTCGGCGTTCAGCGCCGCCGCGGCCTACGACGCGGTCGACTGGTCCAACGCGGGCGCGCTCGGGTCGATCGCGGGCCAGATCGGGGGCGCGGTATGA
- a CDS encoding DUF389 domain-containing protein has protein sequence MLHLRMISPPESTDEVLAVLAADPGVTHVTLARGAALEPEGDLVQADVAREAANDVLADLTALGICRSGGMTLTPVETVLSDAGERAVHEAPGDPSDAIVWQELLAQTHEESSLNATFLAFLTIACLLAAVGVATDSPVTIVGAMVVGPEFGPLAAFAVALSRRDFRLAGRSVVALAVGFPVAMVVTLLATLVWEQLGWISIDGVGGISEVDFIYQVGPFSLVVALLAGAAGMLALVTAKSAALVGVFISVTTVPAAGFAVVAATLGEWRVAFLSAGQLAVNMAGIVAAGVIVLALRPRTGSEAGPVGRFKRWIARRSPIGK, from the coding sequence TTGTTGCACTTGCGCATGATCAGCCCGCCGGAGAGCACCGATGAGGTGCTCGCGGTACTCGCCGCCGATCCCGGGGTCACGCACGTGACCCTGGCGCGCGGTGCCGCGCTGGAGCCCGAGGGCGACCTCGTGCAGGCGGATGTGGCTCGCGAGGCCGCCAACGACGTGCTCGCGGACCTGACCGCGCTGGGCATCTGCCGGTCCGGCGGCATGACGCTCACCCCGGTCGAAACGGTTCTGTCGGACGCGGGCGAGCGGGCGGTGCACGAGGCGCCCGGCGATCCCAGCGACGCGATCGTGTGGCAGGAACTCCTCGCGCAGACGCACGAGGAGTCGAGCCTCAACGCGACGTTTCTCGCGTTCCTGACCATCGCCTGCCTGCTCGCCGCCGTGGGCGTCGCGACCGATTCGCCGGTGACGATCGTCGGCGCGATGGTCGTCGGCCCGGAGTTCGGCCCCCTGGCTGCCTTCGCGGTGGCGTTGTCGCGCAGGGACTTCCGGCTCGCCGGCCGCTCGGTGGTCGCGCTCGCGGTCGGTTTTCCGGTGGCGATGGTGGTCACGCTGCTGGCGACGCTGGTCTGGGAGCAGCTCGGCTGGATCAGCATCGACGGGGTGGGCGGTATCTCGGAGGTCGACTTCATCTACCAGGTCGGACCGTTCTCCCTGGTCGTCGCGCTGCTGGCCGGTGCGGCGGGCATGTTGGCGCTGGTAACCGCGAAATCGGCCGCGCTGGTCGGTGTGTTCATCTCGGTGACGACCGTGCCCGCGGCCGGATTCGCCGTCGTCGCGGCGACTCTGGGGGAGTGGCGGGTGGCGTTTCTGTCCGCGGGGCAACTGGCGGTGAACATGGCCGGCATCGTGGCGGCCGGGGTCATCGTGCTCGCGCTGCGGCCTCGCACGGGCAGCGAGGCCGGTCCGGTGGGACGGTTCAAGCGCTGGATCGCCAGGCGCTCACCGATCGGGAAATGA
- a CDS encoding Rv2578c family radical SAM protein produces MRWQSQTLDAEDGALPGLSRAGLVRTVQTPEFDGITFHEVLCKSALNRVPEGANVPFHWTVNPMRGCSHACRYCFARGTHEYLDLDAGRDFDSQIVVKTNVAAVLRKELARRSWRREPVALGTNTDPYQRAEGRYRLMPGIIRALAESGTPFSILTKGTLLRRDLPLLTAAAREVRVSLAVSIAILDQDLHRSLEPGTPSPRARLELVRALTEAGFAVNVLVAPVIPCLTDGRAHLDAIFGAIAEAGADSAVAFPMHLRGSTRGWFLSWLAEHHPALLRRYRQLYRHGAYVTPEYSAWLRARVAPLLAEHGLTGRGQAEPETRPETAHTTGAQLALFA; encoded by the coding sequence GTGCGGTGGCAAAGCCAGACCCTGGACGCCGAGGACGGCGCCTTGCCCGGGCTGTCCCGGGCCGGTCTGGTGCGCACCGTGCAGACGCCGGAGTTCGACGGCATCACGTTCCACGAGGTGCTGTGCAAGAGCGCGCTGAACCGGGTGCCCGAGGGCGCGAACGTGCCGTTCCACTGGACGGTCAATCCCATGCGCGGGTGTTCGCACGCGTGCCGCTACTGTTTCGCGCGCGGCACCCACGAGTACCTGGACCTGGACGCGGGCCGGGACTTCGACTCGCAGATCGTGGTGAAGACGAATGTCGCCGCGGTGCTGCGCAAAGAGCTCGCCAGGCGCTCCTGGCGCCGCGAACCGGTGGCGCTGGGCACCAACACCGATCCCTACCAGCGCGCCGAGGGGCGGTATCGGTTGATGCCGGGCATCATTCGCGCACTGGCCGAATCCGGCACGCCCTTCTCCATCCTCACCAAGGGCACCCTCCTGCGCCGCGACCTTCCGCTGCTCACCGCGGCCGCCCGCGAGGTGCGCGTGAGCCTCGCGGTGTCCATCGCGATCCTGGACCAGGATCTGCACCGGAGTCTGGAGCCCGGCACGCCGTCACCCCGGGCCCGGCTGGAGTTGGTGCGCGCGCTCACCGAAGCGGGATTCGCGGTCAACGTCCTGGTCGCACCGGTGATCCCGTGCCTCACCGACGGCCGCGCCCACCTGGACGCGATCTTCGGCGCGATCGCCGAGGCCGGGGCGGACTCGGCCGTCGCGTTCCCCATGCATCTGCGCGGCAGCACCAGGGGCTGGTTCCTGTCCTGGCTGGCCGAGCACCATCCGGCCTTGCTGCGGCGATACCGCCAGCTGTACCGCCACGGGGCCTACGTCACGCCGGAGTACTCCGCCTGGTTGCGCGCGCGGGTCGCTCCGCTGCTGGCGGAGCACGGTTTGACGGGCCGCGGGCAAGCCGAACCGGAGACACGACCCGAAACCGCGCACACGACCGGCGCGCAGCTGGCATTGTTCGCCTGA
- a CDS encoding phosphotransferase family protein produces the protein MTALLAERAAEVVSAAQQLLTKRMGAPVKLSDPIELSGSGRTTVLRVRVAENAFSLPRTLIVKQVRGAAQDRRTGGLAPGVASIDSAFLREAVSYQFTTALSREQRPGAYLIAHSLPDRLLILSDLGDNSLLTAVLQSGAEPATRNALMAFAQALGRMHAATVGREADFVALLRRVDVVHRVDGIAQQAESAIAEVPGLLQRELGIEVPGEIAERIVRGNRLYSAGRFRAFSPSDLCPDNVILNEEGARFLDYEWGGFRDATLDIAYALVSFPGCLCDLELSRERARQMVEAWRAEVVGVWPALADDDQLAERILEARLIWVWLSTYWFLPADHTRIAAAREHGLSVPRSAALINRWAALAEDARCTGDDIVGDFAEDVSARLEERWSE, from the coding sequence ATGACCGCACTATTGGCCGAACGCGCCGCCGAAGTCGTGTCCGCAGCGCAACAGTTGCTCACAAAGCGAATGGGTGCTCCGGTAAAGCTGAGCGATCCGATCGAACTCAGCGGTAGTGGTAGGACGACGGTCCTACGTGTGCGGGTTGCGGAGAACGCTTTCTCGTTACCGCGAACCCTGATCGTCAAGCAGGTCCGTGGCGCCGCCCAGGATCGCCGGACCGGCGGTCTGGCCCCCGGGGTGGCGAGCATAGATTCCGCGTTCCTCCGCGAGGCGGTCTCCTATCAGTTCACCACCGCGCTGAGCCGGGAACAGCGCCCGGGCGCGTACCTGATCGCGCACAGCCTTCCCGACCGGCTGCTGATTCTCAGCGACCTCGGGGACAACTCGCTGCTCACCGCCGTGCTCCAGTCCGGCGCCGAGCCCGCCACCCGCAACGCCCTGATGGCGTTCGCCCAGGCGCTGGGCCGGATGCATGCCGCCACCGTCGGGCGCGAGGCGGACTTCGTCGCGTTGCTGCGCCGAGTCGACGTGGTGCACCGGGTGGACGGCATCGCCCAGCAGGCCGAGTCGGCGATCGCCGAGGTGCCCGGGCTGCTCCAGCGTGAACTGGGCATCGAGGTGCCCGGCGAGATCGCCGAGCGGATCGTGCGCGGAAATCGGCTGTACTCCGCGGGGCGCTTCCGGGCGTTCAGCCCGTCGGACCTGTGCCCGGACAATGTGATCTTGAACGAGGAGGGCGCCCGCTTCCTCGACTACGAGTGGGGTGGATTCCGCGACGCCACCCTGGACATCGCCTACGCGCTGGTGTCCTTCCCGGGCTGCCTGTGCGACCTCGAGCTCTCGCGTGAGCGCGCCAGGCAGATGGTGGAGGCGTGGCGCGCCGAGGTCGTGGGTGTGTGGCCTGCGCTGGCCGACGACGACCAGCTGGCCGAACGTATCCTGGAAGCCCGGCTGATCTGGGTCTGGTTGTCCACTTACTGGTTCCTGCCCGCCGACCACACGCGCATCGCGGCCGCCAGGGAACACGGACTGTCGGTGCCGCGCTCGGCGGCGCTGATCAACCGCTGGGCCGCCCTCGCCGAGGACGCGCGGTGCACCGGGGACGACATCGTGGGTGATTTCGCCGAGGACGTGTCGGCGCGGCTGGAAGAGCGCTGGTCGGAGTAG
- a CDS encoding alkaline phosphatase D family protein, giving the protein MTENAFVSDPSTTARLARRTLLKGTAAAATATAVSAPGRAAAATPVFRHGVASGDPLPDGVILWTRVTVSDEAAPGSGLGDPATVRWEIAADERFASIAASGAVTAAADSDHTVKVDVSGLAAGVQYFYRFSALGQTSPVGRTKTAPATQDAPDRLRFGVVSCSNWEAGYFGAYRHLAARTDLDAIVHLGDYIYEYGRGKYGGRNGTVRPHEPANEIVSLADYRIRHAQYKTDADLLGLHAMLPFICTWDDHESADNSWSGGAHNHDPATEGDWTDRRAASARAYLEWMPVRASGSGADARIYRRLRFGTLAELAMLDLRSYRDQEAKPGADWRAADDPARTITGKAQMEWLTAGLASAPVRWKLVGNSVMIAPLVFPPLEPATTAAITSTVGVPQSGLSLNGDQWDGYTADRTRLFRAIVDQQVSDVLFLTGDIHSSWVADLPLDAANYPGGATAGAEFVVPSVTSTSIGDMLRANSAPIAESIKTVNRHLRYVELDAHGYGVLEITADQAQMDWYYVLDVADPDSGVRHGASFAVRSGGRIEPRQAPLG; this is encoded by the coding sequence GTGACTGAAAACGCGTTCGTTTCAGATCCCTCGACCACCGCCCGCCTCGCTCGGCGCACCCTCCTGAAGGGCACCGCGGCCGCCGCCACCGCCACCGCGGTGTCGGCCCCAGGCCGCGCGGCCGCCGCGACACCGGTTTTCCGGCACGGCGTCGCCTCGGGCGACCCACTCCCCGACGGCGTGATCCTCTGGACCCGTGTCACCGTCTCCGACGAGGCGGCGCCCGGGTCGGGGCTGGGCGACCCGGCCACCGTGCGGTGGGAGATCGCCGCGGACGAACGGTTCGCCTCGATCGCCGCTTCCGGCGCGGTGACGGCCGCGGCGGACTCCGATCACACCGTCAAGGTCGACGTCTCCGGCCTCGCGGCCGGTGTGCAGTATTTCTACCGCTTCAGCGCCCTCGGCCAGACCTCCCCTGTCGGGCGCACCAAGACCGCCCCCGCCACGCAGGACGCGCCCGACCGCCTCCGATTCGGCGTGGTCTCGTGCTCGAACTGGGAGGCGGGCTACTTCGGGGCCTACCGTCACCTGGCCGCCCGCACCGACCTGGACGCGATCGTGCACCTGGGCGATTACATCTACGAATACGGCCGCGGCAAGTACGGCGGCCGCAACGGCACCGTGCGTCCGCACGAACCGGCCAACGAGATCGTCAGCCTGGCCGACTACCGCATCCGGCACGCGCAGTACAAGACCGACGCGGATCTACTCGGCCTGCACGCCATGTTGCCGTTCATCTGCACCTGGGACGACCACGAATCCGCGGACAACTCCTGGTCCGGCGGCGCGCACAACCACGATCCGGCGACGGAGGGCGACTGGACGGACCGGCGCGCCGCCTCCGCACGGGCCTATCTGGAATGGATGCCGGTCCGTGCGTCCGGTTCCGGGGCCGATGCGCGGATCTACCGCAGGCTGCGCTTCGGCACCCTGGCCGAACTCGCCATGCTGGATCTGCGCAGCTACCGCGACCAGGAGGCGAAGCCGGGGGCGGACTGGCGCGCGGCGGACGACCCGGCACGCACCATCACCGGTAAGGCACAGATGGAATGGCTGACTGCGGGCTTGGCGTCCGCGCCGGTGCGGTGGAAGCTGGTCGGCAACTCGGTCATGATCGCCCCGCTGGTCTTCCCGCCGCTGGAACCGGCCACCACCGCGGCGATCACCAGCACCGTCGGCGTCCCGCAATCCGGCCTCTCGCTGAACGGCGACCAGTGGGACGGCTACACCGCCGACCGCACCCGCCTGTTCCGCGCCATCGTCGACCAGCAGGTCTCCGACGTGCTGTTCCTGACGGGAGATATCCACTCCTCGTGGGTCGCGGATCTGCCTCTGGACGCGGCGAACTACCCGGGCGGCGCGACGGCGGGCGCCGAGTTCGTCGTGCCGTCGGTGACCTCGACCAGCATCGGCGACATGCTCCGGGCGAACTCCGCGCCCATCGCGGAATCGATCAAGACGGTCAACCGGCATCTGCGCTATGTGGAGTTGGACGCGCACGGCTACGGCGTCCTGGAGATCACCGCCGACCAAGCGCAGATGGACTGGTATTACGTGCTCGACGTTGCCGACCCCGATTCGGGTGTACGGCACGGCGCGTCGTTCGCTGTCCGCTCCGGGGGCCGGATCGAGCCGCGGCAGGCCCCGCTCGGCTGA
- a CDS encoding NAD-dependent epimerase/dehydratase family protein, with protein MKVAVTGAAGYLGTNLLRLLTERGHQVTAIDRAIPAEPAAPGVTWLRGDVLDPASMRAALSGAEVVYHLVAVITLAEKNDLAWRVNTEGVRVVAEAALAVGARRMVHASSIHAFNQYSCGGRIDENAPRSTDPALPVYDRSKWAGEIALRKVIEQGLDAVLCNPTGVFGPLDYSKPLSRINRTLKDAALGRVPAMIGGGFDLVDVRDVAEGLILAGEHGRTGENYLLGGSMISMLELCRVAATHGGKRGPKFAISPKLVSGVIPVLAPLGKLFNSDIVSKAALGALISAPVVDHGKAASELGYQPRPLDDTVRDLVAFFADPDRLAPPDTRQIA; from the coding sequence ATGAAGGTCGCAGTGACCGGCGCAGCCGGCTACCTTGGCACGAATCTGCTCCGCCTCCTCACCGAGCGCGGCCATCAGGTCACGGCCATCGATCGGGCGATCCCCGCCGAGCCGGCGGCGCCCGGTGTCACCTGGCTGCGGGGCGACGTGCTCGACCCGGCGTCGATGCGCGCCGCGCTGAGCGGCGCCGAGGTGGTCTACCACCTGGTCGCCGTCATCACCCTGGCCGAGAAGAACGATCTCGCCTGGCGGGTGAACACCGAGGGCGTCCGCGTGGTCGCCGAAGCGGCGCTGGCCGTCGGCGCCCGGCGGATGGTGCACGCCAGCTCGATCCACGCGTTCAACCAGTACAGCTGTGGCGGCCGGATCGATGAGAACGCGCCCCGCTCGACCGACCCCGCGCTGCCGGTCTACGACCGGTCGAAATGGGCGGGCGAGATCGCGCTGCGCAAGGTGATCGAGCAGGGCCTGGACGCCGTGCTGTGCAACCCCACCGGCGTGTTCGGCCCCCTGGACTACAGCAAGCCGCTGTCGCGCATCAATCGGACGCTCAAGGACGCGGCGCTCGGGCGCGTACCGGCCATGATCGGCGGGGGATTCGATCTCGTGGACGTGCGCGACGTCGCCGAGGGCCTGATCCTGGCCGGCGAGCACGGCCGGACCGGCGAGAACTACCTGCTCGGCGGGTCGATGATCTCGATGCTCGAGTTGTGCCGCGTCGCGGCCACCCATGGCGGCAAGCGGGGCCCGAAGTTCGCTATCTCCCCCAAGCTGGTGTCCGGCGTCATCCCGGTGCTCGCGCCGCTCGGCAAGCTGTTCAACTCCGACATCGTCTCCAAGGCGGCGCTGGGCGCGCTGATCTCCGCGCCGGTCGTCGACCACGGCAAGGCCGCGAGCGAACTCGGCTACCAGCCGCGCCCGCTCGACGATACGGTGCGCGACCTGGTCGCCTTCTTCGCCGACCCGGACCGGCTCGCCCCGCCGGACACCAGGCAGATTGCTTGA
- a CDS encoding replication-associated recombination protein A has product MSDGLFDVPGAAVPAEHSIDAVVRRDSGAPLAVRMRPAGLEEVVGQQHLLGPGSPLRRLIEGSGAASVLLYGPPGTGKTTLASLISQATGRRFEALSALSAGVKEVRAVIDMARRRLSAGEQTVLFIDEVHRFSKTQQDALLAAVENRIVLLVGATTENPSFSVVSPLLSRSLVLQLRSLTETDIRRVLERAIDDPRGLGGEYTVTEAALEHIVRIAGGDARRALTALEASAESSLDGTVDVDLVEASVDKAAVRYDRAGDQHYDVISAFIKSIRGSDVDAALHYLARMLSAGEDPRFIARRLMIHASEDIGMADPMALQTATAAAQVVQLVGLPEGRLALAQATIHLATAPKSGAVVAAIGAAMADVAAGKAGPVPPHLRDGHYPGAAALGHAQGYRYPHDDKDGVLAQQYPPDELVGVDYYQPTDHGHEREIGPRVDKLRRIVRG; this is encoded by the coding sequence GTGAGCGATGGTTTGTTCGATGTGCCCGGTGCCGCGGTGCCCGCGGAGCATTCGATCGACGCCGTGGTGCGCCGGGACTCGGGTGCGCCGCTGGCGGTGCGCATGCGTCCGGCCGGCCTGGAGGAAGTGGTCGGCCAGCAGCACCTGCTCGGTCCCGGCTCGCCGCTGCGCAGGCTGATCGAGGGTTCGGGCGCCGCCTCGGTGCTGCTCTACGGTCCGCCCGGTACCGGTAAGACCACCCTCGCCTCGCTCATCTCGCAGGCCACCGGTCGCCGGTTCGAAGCGCTGTCGGCGCTGTCGGCGGGTGTCAAGGAGGTGCGCGCGGTCATCGACATGGCGCGGCGCAGGCTGTCGGCGGGTGAGCAGACCGTGCTGTTCATCGACGAGGTGCACCGTTTCTCCAAGACCCAGCAGGATGCCCTGCTGGCCGCGGTGGAGAACCGTATCGTCCTGCTCGTCGGCGCGACCACGGAGAACCCGTCGTTCTCGGTGGTGTCGCCGTTGTTGTCGCGCTCGCTGGTGCTGCAACTGCGGTCGTTGACCGAGACCGACATCCGCCGCGTGCTCGAGCGGGCGATCGACGATCCGCGTGGTCTCGGCGGCGAGTACACCGTCACCGAAGCCGCGCTCGAGCACATCGTCCGGATCGCGGGCGGCGACGCTCGCCGTGCCCTGACGGCGCTGGAAGCGTCGGCGGAATCCTCGCTCGACGGCACCGTCGACGTGGACCTGGTCGAGGCCAGCGTGGACAAGGCCGCCGTCCGCTACGACCGCGCGGGCGACCAGCACTACGACGTGATCAGCGCGTTCATCAAGTCCATCCGCGGCTCGGATGTCGACGCCGCGCTGCACTACCTCGCGCGCATGCTCAGCGCGGGTGAGGACCCCCGCTTCATCGCCCGCAGGCTGATGATCCACGCGAGCGAGGACATCGGGATGGCCGACCCGATGGCGTTGCAGACGGCGACCGCCGCCGCGCAGGTGGTGCAGCTGGTCGGGCTGCCCGAAGGCCGCCTCGCGCTCGCCCAGGCCACGATCCATCTGGCGACCGCCCCGAAGTCCGGTGCGGTCGTCGCCGCGATCGGAGCGGCGATGGCCGATGTCGCCGCGGGTAAGGCGGGTCCGGTTCCGCCGCACCTGCGCGACGGCCACTACCCGGGCGCGGCGGCACTCGGCCACGCTCAGGGTTACCGGTACCCGCACGACGACAAAGACGGCGTCCTCGCGCAGCAGTATCCCCCCGACGAATTGGTCGGCGTCGACTACTACCAGCCCACCGATCACGGACACGAACGGGAGATCGGCCCCAGGGTCGACAAGCTGCGCCGCATCGTCCGAGGCTGA